A section of the Labrus bergylta chromosome 21, fLabBer1.1, whole genome shotgun sequence genome encodes:
- the LOC136177281 gene encoding reticulon-4 receptor-like 2, protein MRVGGCAVLCLIPLLPLFLNSTMAFEMCPSDCLCYESSALVDCQSRGLVHVPPSIPPSTWMLDLGGNRMTEVRSRSFVGLWSLKILLMSNNSIQTLQPQSFSSLHFLERLDLSFNRLRWLPQDFSQSLSSLQQLQLDHNLLQHLDSAALSDLENLRKLDLSRNLLRVIDVGALSSLSRLSLLNLEGNRLNALKDGLLGRQQSLEKLLLGHNNISVVETEALAPLRSLTLLGLQGNQLERIRFKTFLKLQTTTTHLLMSSNPWICDCELQRVFGKIQHVRRLRVYDYEDIVCHAPPLQAGTALSSLDSQLCVAETASVLIITITVLLAVIGALVKAEFHRKNNQAASETDSEKEEK, encoded by the exons ATGCGTGTCGGTGGATGTGCGGTGCTCTGCTTGATCCCCCTGCTGCCTCTTTTCCTCAACTCGACGATGGCTTTCGAGATGTGTCCCAGCGACTGCCTCTGCTACGAGTCCTCAGCTCTGGTGGACTGTCAGTCTCGAGGTCTGGTCCACGTCCCTCCCAGCATCCCACCCAGCACCTGGATGCTGGATTTAGGTGGGAACAGGATGACAGAGGTACGCAGCAGATCCTTCGTGGGGCTGTGGTCCCTGAAGATCCTCCTGATGTCCAACAACAGCATCCAGACTCTGCAGCCGCAG TCTTTTTCCTCGCTCCACTTTCTGGAGAGATTGGACCTGAGCTTTAACCGGCTGCGTTGGCTCCCTCAGGACTTCTCTCAGAGTCTGTCctccctgcagcagctccagctggACCACAACCTGCTGCAGCACCTGGACTCTGCTGCACTGTCTGACCTCGAAAACCTGAGGAAACTGGACCTCAGTCGCAACCTCCTCCGGGTGATCGACGTCGGAGCCCTCAGCAGCCTGTCCCGTCTGAGCCTCCTGAACCTGGAGGGGAACCGGCTGAACGCGCTGAAGGACGGCCTCCTGGGCAGACAGCAGAGTCTGGAGAAGCTGCTGCTCGGACACAACAACATCTCCGTGGTCGAGACCGAAGCTCTGGCTCCTCTGAGGAGTCTGACTCTGCTCGGTCTCCAAGGAAACCAGCTGGAGCGAATCAGGTTCAAGACCTTCCTGAAGCTCCAGACCACCACCACCCACCTCCTTATGTCCTCCAACCCCTGGATCTGCGACTGCGAGCTGCAGCGGGTCTTCGGCAAGATCCAGCACGTGAGGCGTCTGCGCGTGTACGACTACGAGGACATCGTGTGTCACGCTCCTCCCCTGCAGGCCGGCACCGCCCTCTCCTCTCTGGACAGTCAGCTGTGTGTCGCCGAGACGGCCTCGGTgctcatcatcaccatcaccgtGTTGCTCGCCGTGATCGGGGCTCTGGTCAAAGCGGAGTTCCACCGGAAGAACAATCAGGCTGCGAGTGAAACAGActcagagaaagaggagaaatga